A single region of the Schizosaccharomyces osmophilus chromosome 3, complete sequence genome encodes:
- a CDS encoding WW domain binding protein-2-like protein produces the protein MSINWVTYKEGSLKEPFLLENECIFARYDGIALSLMCNPPSSKSWASTQGCMYLTNQRIIYITEEENNTFSDFQVPIGNFKDTKLNQPFFGANYYSGVATPVKNGGIPSEAEVKLQFNEGGIFHFVECWNRLIQRYQEVDSASRVQHLDLLPPYHRPSSSQDQPPHYDEATNQV, from the exons ATGAGTATAAACTGGGTCACATATAAAGAAGgttctttaaaagaacCATTCCTTCTTGAAAACGAATGTATTTTTGCTCGCTATGATGGAATTGCGCTTTCTCTTATGTGCAATCCTCCTTCTTCGAAATCTTGGGCCTCTACGCAAGGATGCATGTATCTTACAAACCAACGA ATCATATACATTactgaagaagagaatAACACGTTTTCTGATTTTCAAGTACCAATCGGCAATTTCAAAGATACAAAGTTAAATCAAC CATTTTTTGGTGCTAATTACTATTCGGGCGTAGCAACGCCAGTCAAAAATGGCGGAATTCCTTCTGAAGCAGAG GTCAAGCTTCAGTTTAATGAAGGTggaatttttcattttgttgaatgttGGAATCGACTAATCCAAAGGTATCAGGAAGTCGATAGTGCTTCACGTGTCCAACACTTAGATCTCTTACCTCCTTACCATCGTCCAAGTTCTAGCCAAGATCAACCTCCCCACTATGATGAAGCAACTAACCAGGTATAA
- a CDS encoding Schizosaccharomyces specific protein, producing MKFFSVVFFAVMAFIGITFASPVLEMQAFDDIHCKGSKSYAISLNDCQRFRNVASIKSYANRGVCTAYVYTSDDCSGEPILSQNIQGGCNNLDISFSGSWQFQC from the coding sequence atgaagtttttcaGCGTCGTATTTTTTGCCGTTATGGCTTTCATCGGTATTACCTTTGCTTCTCCAGTGCTAGAAATGCAGGCTTTTGACGACATCCACTGCAAGGGTAGCAAAAGCTATGCGATTTCTTTGAACGACTGCCAAAGGTTCCGTAATGTTGCTTCCATCAAGTCCTATGCCAACCGTGGTGTTTGCACTGCCTACGTCTACACCTCCGATGATTGTTCTGGTGAACCGATCTTGAGCCAAAACATCCAAGGTGGCTGTAACAATTTGgatatttccttttccgGCTCTTGGCAATTCCAATGCTAA
- a CDS encoding caffeine resistance protein, whose amino-acid sequence MDQIIKSSEAFELFRYIRDFTTGRKERSSASFLDEPDVVVDKNEKSLRDSKSNSEGFNEPDKSANLITWEDVDISDHPKRWPTLLKLYVTTCVCLLTIATYMGASIITSGLDEIKDHMHVGNVAVMLGLSLFIVGYSVGPLFFSPLTEIPQIGRQKVYLITLAIYICLQIPTALCSGIGALLPLRFLAGFFGSPALATGGATITDMWDSKYAQYFVTSWSLCAFSGPALGPLFGAIMVVAKSWRWQFWFLMMLSAAVFILFFLFVPETSASNILYRKAQRLRKITNNPHLQTPDELQYSQMKISKLLMEIFLRPIILSIREPIVLSLNLYLGLVYSLMYLWFEAFPIVYMELYHFTLIESGLTYLGILIGTLLPTPFYFYYLHKVLIPKLTNNSGRIVPEEVLRVSFPAAFFFPVCLFWFGWTAQRSINCFSSLVSTLLYAAGSFLIFQTCYQYLASSYPKYIASVYAGNNLCRSLMAASFPLFARAMFKNTGPSYAPVGWGCTILGIITCIMFPIPFLLYKYGLKLRIRSNYATN is encoded by the exons ATGGACcaaattataaaaagtTCAGAAGCATTTGAATTGTTTCGTTATATTCGCGACTTCACAACtggaaggaaagaaaggtCTTCAGCATCATTTCTGGATGAACCTGATGTTGTTGTCGACAAAAACGAGAAGTCCCTAAGGGATTCAAAGTCAAACTCAGAAGGGTTCAATGAACCAGACAAGTCAGCTAACTTGATTACATGGGAAGACGTAGATATCTCAGATCATCCAAAAAGATGGCCGACACTACTGAAGCTATATGTTACGACATGCGTTTGTTTGCTAACGATTGCTACTTACATGGGAGCGTCAATCATTACCTCAGGACTGGATGAAATTAAAGACCATATGCATGTGGGAAATGTTGCTGTCATGCTTGGACTTTCTCTCTTTATTGTTGGATACTCCGTAGGTCCACTGTTTTTCTCACCACTCACTGAAATCCCTCAAATTGGAAGACAAAAAGTCTATCTGATTACCTTGGCAATTTACATATGTTTACAAATACCTACAGCTCTTTGCTCGGGGATCGGTGCTTTGCTTCCTTTACGCTTTTTAGCTGGATTTTTCGGTTCTCCAGCACTTGCTACTGGAGGTGCAACGATCACTGATATGTGGGACAGTAAATATGCACAGTATTTTGTTACTTCATGGTCGCTTTGCGCTTTTA GTGGTCCTGCATTAGGTCCTCTATTTGGTGCCATTATGGTGGTTGCCAAATCTTGGCGATGGcagttttggtttttaaTGATGCTTTCTGCGGCagtatttattcttttctttctttttgtccCGGAAACATCAGCTTCGAACATATTATATCGCAAAGCCCAGCGTTTACgaaaaataacaaacaaTCCCCACCTCCAAACACCAGACGAGTTGCAATATTcacaaatgaaaatctCCAAGTTACTTATGGAGATCTTTCTTCGGCCAATAATTTTGAGTATTCGTGAGCCAATTGTCCTATCTTTGAATCTTTACCTCGGCTTGGTTTACTCTCTCATGTATCTATGGTTTGAAGCTTTTCCCATCGTTTACATGGAACTCTACCATTTCACTTTAATAGAAAGCGGTTTAACATATTTAGGAATCCTTATTGGGACGCTCTTGCCAACTccattttacttttattatttgcaCAAAGTACTAATTCCCAAGCTGACGAATAATTCAGGACGTATAGTGCCGGAAGAAGTTTTACGAGTGTCTTTTCCGgcagctttctttttcccagtatgtcttttttggtttggttGGACGGCACAGCGTTCAatcaattgtttttcttccctAGTAAGCACCCTGCTGTATGCTGCAGGAtcctttcttatttttcaaacttgCTACCAATACCTCGCTTCTTCCTACCCAAAGTATATTGCCTCTGTCTATGCAGGAAACAACCTTTGTCGCTCCTTGATGGCGGCTAGCTTTCCGCTTTTTGCACGCGCTATGTTTAAAAATACAGGTCCTTCTTATGCTCCTGTAGGCTGGGGTTGCACTATTTTGGGTATTATTACTTGTATAATGTTCCCTATTCCCTTTTTGCTGTATAAATATGGACTAAAACTTCGGATACGATCGAATTACGCTACGAACTAA
- a CDS encoding cycloheximide resistance protein, with translation MDLISLATGKKFKEHYRKYYQQNVALPVDRLSWDPSESMKAASSNEAEEEQWFLNTMKSEKDKNIIEEGKQRRENASYLVTWDGPHDALNPRNWSHTKKWWIIVQICVITMSVTFSSSVFSTGVPEVVRAFHASTPVASLGTCTYLVGFSMGCLPFAPLSGIYGRFIIYFITLILFTLLQIGGAVAQNVWTLAILRYFQGVFGSTPLANCGGTASDIYSPLEYTFAVPILCAFPFLGPVIGPIMGDFISQSYLGWRWTFWITMIFSGSVVLLIIFALPETHAGTILYYKARYLRRATGNPLWHTENEKQRDPKSVIIRAFTNAISLLISEPIVVCFTIYVTILFAIVYINFESYPIVYSQYGFNQGEQGLSFIGIGIGILLAASFTPLIYYHYSKIHKKKNGKVPPEYRLYPLFVGCFLLPIGLFWFAWTCYPNRIHWIVPLISSVFFGASLLLIFSVVFTYFIDTYQSLAPSALAAATLVRYSTSGGMTMVARPMYHNLGNHWATTVLACISAAMIPIPFVFFRYGKAIRSHSKYAYKD, from the coding sequence ATGGACTTGATTTCTCTGGCTAcaggaaaaaaatttaaagaacaTTATAGAAAATATTACCAGCAAAATGTAGCCTTGCCAGTGGACCGCCTAAGCTGGGACCCTTCTGAGTCAATGAAAGCGGCTTCTTCCAATGAAGCTGAGGAAGAGCAATGGTTTTTGAATACCATGAAATCtgaaaaggataaaaaCATAATAGAAGAAGGGAAGCAGAGAAGAGAAAACGCAAGTTATCTTGTAACTTGGGATGGTCCTCATGACGCACTTAATCCAAGAAACTGGTCCCATACAAAGAAATGGTGGATCATTGTCCAGATTTGTGTAATAACTATGTCTGTAACGTTTTCTTCAAGCGTCTTCTCAACAGGAGTTCCCGAAGTGGTGAGAGCTTTTCATGCATCCACCCCGGTCGCATCATTGGGCACTTGTACATACTTGGTAGGCTTCTCTATGGGTTGTTTACCCTTTGCGCCTCTAAGCGGAATTTACGGAAGATTTATCATTTACTTTATTACCCTTATTTTATTCACTTTGCTTCAAATAGGTGGTGCTGTTGCCCAGAACGTCTGGACATTAGCGATACTTCGATATTTCCAAGGTGTTTTCGGTAGCACTCCTCTAGCCAATTGTGGGGGAACAGCTAGTGACATATACAGTCCACTTGAATATACCTTTGCAGTTCCCATTCTCTGTGCTTTTCCCTTCCTCGGGCCAGTCATAGGTCCCATTATGGGGGATTTCATTTCGCAAAGCTACCTTGGATGGAGGTGGACATTTTGGATAACCATGATATTTTCAGGTTCCGTAGTTTTACTTATTATTTTTGCTCTTCCTGAAACGCATGCCGGTACCATTCTTTATTACAAAGCTCGTTACCTTCGTCGAGCAACAGGAAATCCTTTATGGCAtacagaaaatgaaaagcagCGCGATCCCAAGAGTGTCATTATACGGGCATTCACAAATGCTATTTCATTATTGATATCGGAACCAATTGTTGTTTGCTTTACCATTTATGTGACCATTCTCTTTGCTATTGTTTACATCAATTTTGAAAGCTACCCAATTGTTTATTCTCAATACGGTTTCAACCAAGGCGAACAAGGTCTCTCTTTTATAGGAATTGGTATTGGTATTCTTTTGGCTGCTTCTTTCACACCTCTTATATATTATCATTATTCCAAGAtacacaaaaagaaaaatggaaaagtgCCCCCGGAATACCGATTGTACCCACTATTTGTTggatgttttcttttgccCATTGGCTTGTTTTGGTTTGCTTGGACATGTTATCCCAATAGAATACATTGGATAGTTCCTTTAATTTCTAGTGTTTTCTTTGGGGCTTCATTGcttcttattttttccGTCGTGTTTACTTATTTCATTGACACTTATCAATCTCTGGCGCCGAGTGCGCTTGCAGCTGCAACGCTTGTACGATACTCGACCAGTGGAGGAATGACTATGGTTGCACGGCCCATGTACCACAATTTGGGAAATCATTGGGCTACTACTGTACTTGCTTGTATATCGGCTGCTATGATTCCCATTCcctttgtatttttccGATATGGAAAGGCCATACGGTCGCATAGCAAATATGCTTACAAGgattaa
- a CDS encoding DNA-binding transcription factor, translating to MEELGSKRIRTKKACVVCHKKKRKCSGTFPCFYCEKFCYECQYAQDLVKNNTSYQKSNWSETESNYIQSLESDKYKQDGYSPPGSDNSNEVWSSRNYELDDHAIQEKKKRRMTQNTNALCFPAIVSEKLEASPITRYKPLAWNMGARLPQVPSENSKIHTFISKEQCFYYVSKYFQDVNPIFEVLDQVAFEEQIHKRWAADMTAEFGVLLCTVVVLGSFFSHTNSLSNELQLMQYAEGMLNNSAFSINSIPSISQIVTWILRSVYLRTAAHPHNVWLASCVSMQCIEIFCLYHNTNEEEVTLSESEQQNYYYFSSKNKIFSIGWAFNRILASEYGTTPIKLSQMNIKGVHFSEQSQSHQLARLASVLPESDELTKEPQMAYFAAIQRISQLSKLQPIQLTLIRATVCFHLYRSLYLTNSHPDETIVVIIVKMTDEALDKCLALCQKRLAWWSVLDIPFHGICVLLSIDTKESLQLIPKAFKVLNTAIDTFNTPASRDAFQVVSALCDALRDRKINEAKLLDYRQPLKKQNETDFDNFNLHGSSELVLGDPFFDLFNLGDTDIRF from the coding sequence ATGGAAGAATTGGGGTCGAAACGTATTCGAACAAAAAAGGCCTGTGTTGTTTGCCataagaaaaaacgaaaatgcAGTGGtacttttccttgtttttaCTGTGAAAAATTTTGCTATGAATGTCAATATGCTCAGGATCTAGTGAAAAACAATACTTCCTATCAAAAAAGCAACTGGTCAGAGACAGAAAGTAATTATATACAATCACTAGAGTCAGACAAATATAAACAAGATGGTTACTCTCCACCTGGATCTGACAATTCCAATGAGGTATGGAGTTCTCGTAATTATGAACTCGATGACCATGCAATtcaggaaaagaaaaaacgaagGATGACTCAAAACACAAATGCCCTTTGTTTTCCTGCTATCGTGAGTGAAAAACTTGAAGCGTCTCCGATTACACGATATAAGCCATTAGCTTGGAATATGGGTGCTCGTTTGCCTCAAGTGCCGAGTGAAAATTCGAAAATACACACTTTTATATCAAAGGAACAATGCTTTTACTATGTTTCtaaatattttcaagaCGTGAATCCCATTTTTGAAGTGTTGGATCAGGTTGCTTTCGAGGAGCAAATTCATAAACGTTGGGCTGCGGACATGACCGCTGAATTCGGGGTTTTACTCTGCACTGTTGTAGTCCTTggctctttcttttcacatACCAATTCCTTGTCGAATGAACTTCAATTAATGCAATATGCCGAAGGTATGCTGAATAATAGTGCATTTTCTATCAACAGTATTCCATCGATCAGCCAGATTGTTACTTGGATTCTACGAAGTGTCTATTTACGAACTGCCGCTCATCCACATAATGTTTGGCTAGCGTCTTGTGTTTCTATGCAATGTATTGAGATTTTCTGCCTGTACCATAATACTAATGAGGAAGAAGTGACTTTATCTGAATCGGAGCAGCAAAACTactattatttttcttcaaaaaacaaaattttttccattggATGGGCTTTTAACAGAATTTTAGCATCGGAGTATGGGACAACGCCAATTAAATTGTCCCAAATGAATATCAAAGGGGTACATTTTTCAGAACAATCTCAATCTCATCAACTTGCACGTTTAGCAAGTGTTTTACCAGAAAGTGACGAACTGACAAAGGAACCCCAAATGGCATACTTTGCAGCAATCCAGAGGATATCACAGCTTTCCAAGCTACAACCAATTCAATTGACACTTATAAGGGCAACcgtttgttttcatttatatCGAAGCCTTTATTTAACAAACTCTCACCCTGATGAAACGATAGTTGTTATAATAGTAAAAATGACTGATGAAGCACTAGATAAGTGTCTCGCTTTATGCCAAAAGAGACTAGCATGGTGGAGTGTATTAGATATTCCATTTCATGGTATTTGTGTTCTTTTGTCAATTGACACCAAGGAAAGCTTGCAGCTAATTCCAAAGGCATTCAAAGTGTTGAATACTGCTATAGACACATTCAATACCCCTGCTTCTAGAGACGCTTTTCAGGTCGTCTCAGCATTATGTGATGCATTAAGGGATAGGAAAATAAACGAAGCAAAACTATTAGATTATAGACAACCgctgaaaaaacaaaacgaaactGATTTCGACAACTTTAATTTGCACGGATCTTCTGAATTGGTTTTGGGAGAccctttttttgatttatttaatttagGTGATACGGATATTAGATTTTAA
- the gal1 gene encoding galactokinase Gal1 — protein MATIPIYHDLSFYTDAERNKARYKNLLSKFKKEFNVDPTFMGRSPGRVNIIGEHIDYNYFSVLPMAMEVDVVAAVHGTDDQKVILTNTNQEFVSEQFELPADGSVISINKNHHSWGNYFRCSLIVAHNFILEKYPNLVEGGSKPLKGMRLTYDGNVPTGGGLSSSAAFCVASIVAILKTNGIDSISKEDLTRISVVSEHYVGVNTGGMDQCASVYGEREKALLVQFRPKLVGIPFKIPSTKPEEMVFLVTNTLVQANKHETAATNYNLRVVEMAVASEILAKKYGLSLMKDSNLKTAGTLRSFMDTYYEQYLRQPPWDGNDVVIGIERTQEMLKIAETTFSEEEKVGLTTEQMAKKLEISTKQFAEVFLTAIPVRYDIMRVYQRAKHVFSEFLRVLETLKLFREHKPSDNSETFLMAFGRLMNDSQRSANIYNNSSSPNLEEVCAISVANGAYGARATGAGWGGSTVHLTTVQKLPKVVSALKGQYYNKHFPNLSQADLDAAIVVSKPATGSCLVDLSKPIF, from the coding sequence ATGGCTACCATACCAATATATCATGATTTATCGTTCTATACTGATGCTGAAAGGAACAAGGCTCGTTATAAGAACTTGCTctcaaaattcaaaaaagaatttaatGTAGACCCTACTTTTATGGGCCGTTCACCTGGTCGAGTAAATATCATCGGAGAGCATATCGACTACAATTACTTTTCGGTGCTTCCTATGGCTATGGAGGTAGATGTGGTGGCTGCAGTCCACGGAACGGACGACCAAAAGGTGATCTTGACAAACACAAACCAAGAGTTTGTGAGTGAACAATTTGAACTTCCTGCAGATGGTTCTGTCATTTCCATCAACAAGAACCATCACAGCTGGGGAAACTATTTCCGTTGTTCCTTGATTGTAGCTCacaatttcattttggaGAAATATCCAAACCTCGTTGAAGGGGGTTCGAAGCCATTAAAGGGTATGAGATTAACCTACGATGGAAATGTCCCTACAGGCGGAGGCTTGTCTTCTTCGGCTGCTTTCTGTGTGGCCTCCATTGTGGCCATTCTGAAGACTAACGGAATTGATTCCATATCCAAAGAAGACCTAACCAGAATTAGTGTTGTTTCCGAGCATTACGTTGGTGTCAATACCGGAGGGATGGATCAATGTGCTTCTGTCTATGGTGAGAGGGAAAAGGCTTTGTTGGTCCAATTTCGTCCAAAGCTGGTTGGAATTCCTTTTAAAATCCCATCGACAAAGCCAGAAGAAATGGTCTTTCTCGTAACCAACACGCTGGTACAGGCAAACAAGCATGAGACCGCTGCTACCAATTACAATTTGCGAGTCGTCGAAATGGCCGTAGCCTCTGAGATTTTAGCTAAGAAGTACGGTTTGAGTCTTATGAAAGACTCGAACCTCAAAACTGCAGGGACACTGCGTAGCTTTATGGATACCTACTATGAACAGTATTTAAGACAACCCCCTTGGGATGGTAACGACGTTGTCATCGGCATCGAGCGTACACAGGAAATGCTCAAAATTGCTGAAACGACTTTCTctgaggaagaaaaagtcgGCTTGACTACAGAACAGATGGCCAAGAAGTTGGAGATATCGACGAAGCAGTTTGCCGAAGTTTTTTTAACGGCTATTCCTGTTCGTTACGACATAATGAGGGTATATCAAAGGGCAAAGCATGTTTTTTCGGAATTTTTACGTGTACTGGAAACATTGAAGCTTTTCCGTGAACATAAGCCTTCAGATAATTCGGAAACGTTTTTGATGGCATTTGGAAGACTTATGAACGATTCTCAAAGATCGGCCAACATCTATAATAATTCTTCTAGCCCAAACTTAGAAGAGGTATGTGCCATTTCTGTCGCAAATGGCGCGTATGGTGCTCGAGCAACTGGCGCCGGCTGGGGAGGATCAACGGTACATTTAACCACTGTACAGAAATTACCTAAAGTAGTTTCTGCGCTAAAAGGGCAGTACTATAATAAGCATTTTCCCAACTTGAGTCAAGCGGATTTGGATGCGGCCATCGTCGTATCCAAGCCTGCCACAGGAAGCTGTCTGGTAGATTTATCAAAGcccattttttaa
- the gal10 gene encoding UDP-glucose 4-epimerase/aldose 1-epimerase Gal10: MDSKSYIIVTGGAGYIGSHTVVELIHHGYNVIIIDNLCNASHEAIARIEFLVRKPILFYDIDLRDEKQLNHIFSSYNIQGVIHFAALKAVGESTKMPLEYYDNNIYGSISLLRVMDKHNVKTIVFSSSATVYGDATRFENMIPIPETCPNDPTNPYGKTKHTIENLIEDLHKSDPSWRGAILRYFNPIGAHPSGLIGEDPLDVPNNLLPFLAQVAIGRREKLYVFGNDYESHDGTPIRDYIHVIDLAKGHIAALDYMNSLQRDVGLYREWNLGTGKGSTVFDVVNAFSQAAGKELPYEVVGRRDGDVLNLTADPSRAKKELKWNATLTVEQACRDLWNWTTENPFGFRIDNYHWKIFNESGTFNYENRLHTVKFPDLQASFANYGALIQDVQYKGQHLVVGFQEFQPYTSDDNPLFGSTVGRYANRISKGSFQIKGKAYELDKNQNGSTLHGGSNAYNRRYFLGPISKHYRDYNTLEFILLDEDGNNGFPAEVETTVKYTVNNSSIEIEYQSSISENSPNDATAVSLTNHSYWNLSSGGTIDGTVIKLASDKYLKTDPKTQLPSGEIISSTQPLTKSIEILPDVSFDNCFIVDESDFSLDTRGRELKTIAEATHPSSSIKLSVASTEPAFQFYTGDNIDMDPIKPRAGFCVEAGRYVNAINDSSWSKQVLLHKGEFYGSKLKFTFSC, encoded by the coding sequence ATGGACTCCAAATCATATATAATCGTTACGGGTGGTGCGGGATACATTGGCTCTCATACCGTTGTAGAATTGATCCACCATGGCTATAATGTTATTATCATTGATAATTTATGTAACGCTAGTCATGAGGCAATAGCTCGTATAGAGTTCCTAGTTCGAAAACCCATCCTGTTTTATGATATCGACCTTCGTGACGAGAAGCAATTGAATCATATCTTTTCATCCTACAACATCCAAGGCGTAATTCATTTTGCAGCTCTCAAAGCTGTTGGAGAATCTACGAAAATGCCTCTTGAATATTATGACAATAATATTTATGGATCCATCAGCTTGCTTCGAGTGATGGACAAACACAATGTCAAAACAATTGTCTTTAGCTCTTCTGCCACGGTCTATGGAGATGCAACCCGGTTTGAAAACATGATCCCTATTCCAGAAACTTGCCCGAATGATCCCACAAATCCATACGGGAAAACAAAGCACACCATTGAGAATCTCATTGAAGACTTACATAAAAGTGATCCATCATGGCGTGGCGCCATTTTACGCTATTTTAATCCCATCGGTGCGCATCCATCTGGCTTGATCGGCGAAGATCCTTTGGATGTCCCTAATAATTTGCTGCCGTTTCTCGCACAAGTAGCCATTGGTAGACGTGAAAAGCTCtatgtttttggaaatgattATGAAAGCCATGACGGTACTCCCATTCGTGATTACATCCATGTCATTGATTTAGCGAAAGGCCATATTGCTGCTCTAGACTATATGAATAGTTTGCAACGTGATGTTGGCTTATATCGAGAGTGGAATCTTGGAACTGGGAAGGGGTCTACTGTTTTTGACGTCGTTAATGCGTTCAGCCAAGCAGCAGGCAAAGAATTGCCTTATGAAGTTGTCGGCAGACGAGATGGTGATGTCCTTAATCTAACAGCCGACCCAAGTCGTGCCAAGAAAGAGTTGAAATGGAATGCAACTCTGACAGTTGAACAGGCATGTCGAGATCTTTGGAATTGGACCACCGAAAACCCTTTTGGGTTTCGGATTGACAATTATCACTGGAAAATCTTTAATGAATCTGGAACATTCAATTATGAAAACAGATTGCATACGGTTAAATTTCCAGATCTGCAAGCGTCTTTTGCTAATTATGGTGCACTCATACAAGATGTTCAATACAAAGGTCAACATCTGGTTGTTGGGTTTCAAGAATTTCAGCCTTATACATCGGATGACAATCCCCTTTTCGGCTCAACGGTTGGTCGATATGCTAATCGGATTTCAAAAGGCTCTTTccaaataaaaggaaaggcGTATGAACTTGACAAAAATCAGAATGGGTCTACTTTGCATGGCGGAAGCAATGCTTACAACAGACGGTACTTTTTGGGTCCAATCTCAAAACATTATCGCGATTATAATACGCTAGAGTTTATCCTACTTGACGAAGATGGTAACAACGGATTTCCCGCTGAAGTAGAGACCACAGTTAAGTATACGGTGAACAATAGCTCAATTGAAATTGAGTATCAATCTTCCATTAGCGAGAACTCTCCGAATGATGCCACCGCTGTAAGCCTAACCAATCATTCTTATTGGAACCTTTCCAGTGGTGGAACCATCGATGGTACTGTAATAAAGCTAGCTTCTGATAAATATCTAAAAACAGATCCAAAAACTCAGCTACCAAGTGGTGAAATCATTTCATCAACCCAGCCACTGACCAAATCCATCGAAATATTGCCGgatgtttcttttgataattGCTTTATCGTGGACGAAAGTGATTTCTCTCTTGATACAAGAGGAAGGGAGTTGAAAACAATTGCAGAAGCAACCcatccttcttcatctatTAAACTCTCTGTGGCATCTACAGAACCAGCTTTTCAATTCTACACAGGTGATAATATAGATATGGATCCTATAAAACCCAGAGCTGGTTTTTGCGTTGAAGCTGGTCGCTACGTAAATGCCATCAATGATTCGTCTTGGTCCAAACAGGTTCTTCTTCACAAAGGAGAATTTTACGGCTCTAAACTAAAATTTACTTTCTCATGCTGA
- the gal7 gene encoding galactose-1-phosphate uridylyltransferase Gal7: MKFDFTDHSHRRYNPLNDTWVLCSPHRAKRPWQGEQEDLRKNELQSYDPKCYLCPGNDRAMGAKNPDYTTTYVFRNDYPAVKMDQPDYVEEESHMEEKKVSLKSRLLKTKGVKGDCFVICFSPNHSLTLPRMEINSIIYVLETWKQLCFQLKTVPSQDVHYKYIEFFENKGSAMGCSNPHPHGQAWGLDSIPTNVSEEIKNMTKYIESYGTHLLGDYVKLEMEERQRIVLENDSFIALVPYWALWPFETLLISKEHLHSLMDFKEKHVQDLAIIMKQLTTKYDNLFCTSFPYSMGVHQAPLYGSQDECNNSWFHMHFYPPLLRSASVKKFCVGFEMLGEAQRDLTSEQAAARLQALDCEKHYLDTLG; encoded by the coding sequence atgAAGTTTGACTTTACAGACCATTCGCATCGCCGATACAACCCTTTGAATGATACGTGGGTGCTGTGTTCTCCTCATCGTGCAAAACGACCCTGGCAAGGCGAACAAGAAGATTTAAGGAAAAACGAGCTACAAAGCTATGATCCCAAGTGTTATTTATGCCCAGGGAATGATCGAGCAATGGGAGCCAAAAATCCCGATTATACAACAACCTACGTCTTTCGCAACGACTATCCAGCTGTCAAAATGGATCAACCCGATTATgtggaagaagaatcccatatggaagaaaagaaagtctcCTTGAAGTCCCGGTTGTTAAAAACTAAAGGTGTCAAGGGCGATTGCTTTGTCATTTGCTTTAGCCCCAATCATAGTTTAACGCTTCCTCGCATGGAAATAAATTCtattatttatgttttggAAACTTGGAAGCAGCTTTGCTTTCAGTTGAAAACAGTGCCTTCTCAAGACGTGCACTATAAATACATtgagttttttgaaaacaaagggTCCGCTATGGGCTGCTCAAATCCTCATCCACATGGCCAGGCCTGGGGTTTGGATTCTATTCCGACAAATGTTAGcgaagaaataaaaaatatgaCAAAGTATATAGAGTCCTACGGTACGCACTTGCTTGGCGACTATGTCAAACTcgaaatggaagaaagacaaagaatTGTCCTTGAAAATGATTCTTTCATTGCACTAGTCCCTTATTGGGCTTTATGGCCTTTTGAAACTTtgttaatttcaaaagaacatTTGCATTCGTTGATggattttaaagaaaagcatgTTCAAGATTTGGCTATTATCATGAAACAATTAACTACAAAGTACgataatttgttttgtacAAGCTTTCCCTATTCAATGGGAGTTCATCAAGCTCCTCTTTACGGCTCCCAAGATGAGTGCAACAACTCTTGGTTTCATATGCACTTTTACCCTCCGTTGCTGAGATCTGCTTCagtaaaaaagttttgtgTCGGCTTTGAAATGTTAGGCGAAGCCCAAAGAGACCTGACTAGTGAACAAGCCGCTGCACGTTTGCAGGCACTCGATTGTGAAAAGCATTACCTTGATACCCTGGGCTAA